The Ruania halotolerans genome contains the following window.
TCCGGAGCGAATCGCCGCACCGAACTCGTCGGCCGCACGCATCCGGTGCCGCGCGGGCAGCACGGCTCGTCGCCTCAGGCAGAAAGCTCGGAGCGACCCTTACGGCGACGAGCCGCGAGGATCGAGCGGCCCGCGCGAGTGCGCATCCGCAGTCGGAAGCCGTGCACCTTGGCTCGGCGCCGGTTGTTCGGCTGGAAGGTCCGCTTGCTCACGGGAGTGCTCCAAATACTGTCGGGAAGTGTGCGGTCACCGAAGTGACGCAAGGCAGTAACACTAAGCGCGGTGGACTCGCCTACCGCCCGGCGACGCTCCTCGTGATCGGCCTCGTGCCGCACGGAGGACTTGGGCAGAACAGTCCACTCGACCGCCTCACGGTACGCG
Protein-coding sequences here:
- the rpmH gene encoding 50S ribosomal protein L34 — encoded protein: MSKRTFQPNNRRRAKVHGFRLRMRTRAGRSILAARRRKGRSELSA